The proteins below come from a single Gemmatimonadaceae bacterium genomic window:
- a CDS encoding SUF system NifU family Fe-S cluster assembly protein, producing MDLGALYQDVILDHNRSPRNFGELAKADRSTHGRNPLCGDEVTIWIRLDGDVVADVSFVGTGCAISRASASMMTQAVKGKSRQEAAGLFEAFHAMVTGRGRDPEALGKLKVFAGVAGFPTRVKCASLAWHALKEALDGGPA from the coding sequence ATGGATCTCGGCGCGCTCTACCAGGACGTCATCCTCGACCACAATCGGTCTCCCCGGAACTTCGGCGAGCTCGCGAAGGCCGACCGCAGTACTCATGGCCGGAATCCGCTCTGCGGCGACGAGGTCACGATCTGGATTCGCCTCGACGGAGACGTGGTGGCCGACGTGTCGTTCGTGGGCACCGGCTGTGCCATCTCCCGGGCATCGGCCTCCATGATGACGCAGGCCGTGAAGGGAAAGAGCCGGCAGGAGGCTGCCGGGCTGTTCGAAGCGTTCCATGCGATGGTCACCGGACGCGGGCGCGACCCCGAGGCGCTTGGAAAGCTCAAGGTCTTCGCCGGAGTCGCTGGTTTCCCTACCCGCGTGAAGTGCGCCTCGCTGGCGTGGCACGCGCTGAAGGAAGCGCTCGACGGTGGCCCGGCCTGA
- a CDS encoding Rieske (2Fe-2S) protein produces the protein MARPEVELPLSSLPNPGLLPVRLPNGDRIVLIRRGNMVTALEDECSHQAMPLSAGELLTDGTVQCPWHGARFDASSGACRQGPATDPVATWVVTVTGDRVVIGARQSTP, from the coding sequence GTGGCCCGGCCTGAGGTGGAGCTGCCACTCTCGAGCCTCCCGAACCCCGGGCTGCTGCCCGTCAGGCTGCCGAACGGCGACCGCATCGTCCTGATCCGCCGCGGCAACATGGTCACGGCACTCGAAGACGAGTGTTCTCATCAGGCGATGCCGCTTTCTGCCGGCGAGCTGCTGACGGACGGCACCGTGCAGTGCCCATGGCACGGTGCACGATTCGACGCATCCAGCGGCGCCTGCCGTCAGGGCCCCGCGACGGACCCCGTGGCTACCTGGGTCGTGACCGTGACGGGCGACCGGGTCGTGATAGGCGCTCGGCAGTCGACGCCGTAA
- a CDS encoding response regulator transcription factor: MSQGLKALLRASYVPVGVVNDGRELLSSLDRTRPDVLLLDLSMPNVNGLELIPQVREHAPDVKVLVVTMHVDRALADLAINSGAHGFIPKESSAEELNSAIDHVLSSPKPFISPRIPRRSFRDGAAMEHPALDRLTPRHRQILRLIGDGKSTQDIAEHLGVSPRTVEFHRASIRKALGITTEWGLMRFAIMMHVSEGDAPLEEAVVEPDQPQP, from the coding sequence ATGAGCCAGGGCCTCAAGGCCCTGCTGCGCGCGAGCTACGTGCCCGTCGGTGTCGTGAATGACGGCCGCGAGCTGCTCTCCTCGCTCGACCGGACACGGCCCGACGTCCTGCTGCTCGATCTCTCGATGCCTAACGTCAACGGCCTCGAGCTGATTCCACAGGTGCGTGAACACGCGCCGGACGTCAAGGTGCTCGTGGTCACCATGCACGTGGACCGCGCGCTCGCGGACCTGGCGATCAACTCCGGCGCCCACGGGTTCATCCCCAAGGAATCGTCCGCCGAGGAACTCAACTCGGCGATCGATCACGTGCTGTCGAGCCCCAAGCCGTTCATCTCGCCGAGGATTCCGCGACGATCGTTCCGCGACGGAGCCGCCATGGAACATCCGGCGCTCGATCGCCTGACCCCGCGCCACCGCCAGATCCTGCGCCTCATCGGTGACGGCAAGTCCACACAGGACATCGCCGAACACCTGGGCGTGAGCCCGCGCACCGTGGAGTTCCATCGCGCAAGCATTCGCAAGGCGCTTGGCATCACAACCGAATGGGGCCTGATGCGTTTCGCGATCATGATGCACGTCTCCGAGGGCGATGCGCCGCTCGAAGAGGCGGTCGTCGAGCCGGACCAGCCGCAGCCCTGA
- a CDS encoding cysteine desulfurase: MTTQLSPALDVATLRADFPILGTLARGKPLVYLDNAGTSQKPRSVIEATTRYYESENANIHRGVHYLSERASELYEGTREAARRFFNARHAHEIVFVRGTTEGMNLVASGFAQAILRPGDEVLVSVMDHHSVLVPWQQACLRSGAKLVAIPVMDDGALDMAAFERLLNERTRAVALTWVSNALGTINPVRTICERAHARGVPVILDGAQAAPHLPVDVQSVGCDFFVCSGHKMLGPTGVGVLYGKESWLDRLPPYQTGGGMIDLVTIEHSTWARLPARFEAGTPDIAAVVAFRAALDYLEAVGLDAVAAHEHELVSYASERVREVKGLRIIGTTPNKAGVLSIVMDGAHPHDIGTILDQEGVAIRAGHHCCQPLMRRFNVPSTARASFYLYNTRDDVDALVAALHRVGEIFG, from the coding sequence GTGACCACGCAGCTTTCGCCCGCGCTCGACGTCGCCACGCTCCGGGCGGACTTCCCGATCCTTGGCACCCTCGCCAGGGGCAAGCCGCTGGTCTACCTGGACAATGCCGGCACCAGCCAGAAGCCCCGGTCGGTGATCGAAGCGACCACCCGCTACTACGAGTCGGAGAACGCGAACATCCATCGGGGCGTGCATTACCTGAGCGAGCGCGCCTCCGAACTCTACGAGGGGACCCGCGAAGCGGCGCGACGCTTCTTCAACGCCAGGCACGCGCACGAGATCGTGTTCGTACGCGGCACCACCGAAGGCATGAACCTCGTGGCGTCGGGGTTCGCGCAGGCCATCCTCCGGCCGGGTGACGAGGTCCTCGTCTCCGTCATGGATCACCACTCGGTCCTCGTGCCATGGCAGCAGGCCTGCCTGCGGAGCGGGGCGAAGCTCGTCGCCATTCCGGTCATGGACGATGGAGCGCTCGACATGGCCGCCTTCGAGCGCCTGCTCAACGAGCGCACCCGAGCCGTCGCGCTGACCTGGGTGTCCAATGCGCTGGGAACGATCAATCCGGTGCGCACGATCTGTGAACGCGCGCACGCCCGAGGCGTCCCGGTCATCCTCGATGGCGCACAGGCGGCCCCTCACCTTCCGGTCGACGTCCAGTCGGTCGGATGCGACTTCTTCGTGTGCTCCGGCCACAAGATGCTGGGGCCCACCGGCGTGGGCGTGCTGTATGGCAAGGAATCGTGGCTCGACCGACTCCCGCCCTACCAGACCGGCGGCGGCATGATCGACCTGGTCACCATCGAGCACAGCACGTGGGCCCGCCTGCCGGCCAGATTCGAGGCCGGGACGCCGGACATCGCGGCGGTGGTCGCGTTCCGCGCCGCGCTGGACTATCTCGAGGCGGTGGGCCTGGACGCTGTCGCGGCGCACGAACACGAGCTGGTCAGCTACGCCTCGGAGCGCGTGCGTGAGGTCAAGGGACTGCGCATCATCGGAACCACGCCGAACAAGGCGGGTGTGCTCAGCATCGTCATGGATGGCGCGCACCCCCACGACATCGGCACGATCCTCGACCAGGAAGGCGTAGCGATCCGGGCCGGCCACCATTGCTGCCAGCCGCTCATGCGCCGCTTCAACGTACCGTCGACGGCGCGCGCCTCGTTCTACCTGTACAACACGCGCGACGACGTCGATGCGCTCGTGGCCGCGCTGCATCGCGTTGGCGAGATTTTCGGGTAA
- a CDS encoding response regulator has translation MHSTPVPPSQGAHAILVVDDSEDDAELVRRALSRGGLSVDITRVDDAPSFRKALAQRSWELVIADYSQPNFGALAVLELLREADSDLPCVVISGVAGEDRAVETMRAGARDFVSKDRLQRLVPVVQRELVEGAQRRERARIRREEREHDRRMHDASAAIFELLRSGDFTSGNATAIYRMFTEMVARALDVDRTSIWMFEAGGRVFRCVQAYDAHTREHSSGRAYDVAGYPDYFGALAHSRYVESHDGCGDPRPVEPATATTQLDAAIRFRGDMVGALCVDHEGASRRWRGDEHVFVASIADLLALVIESNERRRAEGALRESETRYRELWEYALDGMFTLDRDLRVTSANDAASRLVQRSAQEILGRPFVELLVASELLVAEGALQALLGSERPVGEAMSLTVQRPAGGRVSVEATVQRIDRGNGAIEVLAIVRDVSHRRQLEAQLQQSQKMEAIGRLAGGVAHDFNNLLTAIIGYSQIASIRPDLPPAAAIDLKEITSAAHRAAALTRQLLAFSRRQVLEPRVLNANAVVQGIEPLLRRLIGEDVQLVTDLDPEVAHVLADPSQLEQVILNLAVNARDAMPNGGRLVLRTRMAARLDPGVLVGADAAHGPLVVLEVADTGIGMDEETRSHMFEPFFTTKASGTGLGLSTVYGIVQQSGGALGMISEPGLGTTFSVYLPVAVGNTDEHAAPTHGAGAGGHETVLLVEDDDRVRALAARVLRLAGYAVMEASDPGAALAEAGMALGIDLVLTDLVLPQMSGRELVRRLRLDRPRMRALFISGYQQEPESHAAGEAFLAKPFTPEALRTAVRSALDVEG, from the coding sequence GTGCACAGCACGCCCGTGCCGCCGTCGCAGGGCGCCCACGCGATCCTCGTGGTGGACGACTCCGAAGATGACGCCGAGCTGGTGCGCCGCGCGCTGAGTCGTGGCGGGCTCTCGGTCGACATCACCCGCGTCGACGACGCCCCCTCGTTCCGGAAGGCGCTGGCGCAGCGGTCGTGGGAGCTCGTCATCGCCGACTATTCGCAGCCCAACTTTGGTGCGCTGGCCGTGCTCGAACTGCTCCGCGAGGCCGACAGCGACCTGCCGTGCGTCGTGATTTCCGGTGTAGCCGGCGAAGATCGGGCGGTCGAGACGATGCGGGCCGGCGCCAGAGATTTCGTGTCCAAAGATCGGCTGCAGCGCCTGGTTCCCGTCGTACAGCGCGAGCTGGTCGAGGGGGCACAGCGCCGTGAGCGGGCGCGCATCCGGCGCGAGGAACGCGAACACGATCGGCGGATGCACGACGCGAGCGCCGCGATCTTCGAGCTGCTGCGCTCCGGTGACTTCACGTCCGGCAACGCCACCGCGATCTACCGCATGTTCACGGAGATGGTGGCTCGCGCGCTCGACGTGGATCGCACATCCATCTGGATGTTCGAGGCCGGCGGTCGCGTGTTCCGGTGCGTGCAGGCGTACGACGCGCACACGCGCGAGCACTCGAGCGGGCGGGCGTATGACGTCGCCGGATACCCCGACTACTTCGGTGCCCTCGCGCACAGTCGATACGTCGAATCGCACGACGGCTGCGGCGATCCACGGCCCGTGGAGCCAGCGACCGCGACCACGCAACTCGACGCCGCGATCCGGTTTCGTGGAGACATGGTTGGTGCCCTTTGTGTCGACCACGAGGGGGCTTCTCGCCGCTGGCGCGGCGACGAGCACGTCTTTGTCGCGTCGATCGCCGACCTGCTGGCGCTCGTCATCGAAAGCAACGAGCGGCGGCGCGCCGAGGGAGCACTGCGCGAGAGCGAGACCCGGTATCGCGAACTGTGGGAGTATGCCCTGGACGGCATGTTCACGCTCGACCGCGACCTCCGCGTGACATCGGCGAACGACGCCGCGTCGCGCCTTGTCCAGCGATCGGCGCAGGAGATCCTCGGCCGACCGTTCGTGGAGTTGCTCGTGGCTTCGGAGCTGCTGGTCGCGGAAGGCGCCCTTCAGGCACTGCTCGGCTCGGAGCGCCCGGTGGGCGAGGCCATGTCACTGACCGTGCAGCGCCCGGCCGGCGGCCGTGTGAGCGTCGAGGCGACCGTGCAGCGCATCGATCGTGGCAACGGCGCCATCGAGGTCCTCGCGATCGTGCGCGACGTGTCCCATCGGCGGCAGCTCGAGGCCCAGCTGCAGCAGTCGCAGAAAATGGAGGCGATCGGCCGTCTGGCTGGCGGCGTCGCCCACGACTTCAACAACCTGCTCACCGCCATCATCGGCTACTCGCAGATCGCATCGATCCGGCCTGATCTGCCGCCGGCGGCGGCGATCGACCTCAAGGAGATCACGTCGGCGGCCCATCGCGCGGCGGCACTCACGAGGCAGCTCCTCGCCTTCAGTCGCCGGCAAGTGCTGGAGCCGCGCGTGCTCAACGCCAACGCGGTCGTGCAGGGGATCGAGCCGCTGCTCCGGCGACTCATCGGAGAAGACGTTCAGCTGGTGACGGACCTCGACCCCGAGGTAGCGCACGTTCTGGCTGATCCGAGCCAGCTCGAGCAGGTGATCCTCAACCTCGCCGTCAACGCGCGCGACGCGATGCCCAACGGCGGGCGTCTGGTGCTGCGCACGCGCATGGCGGCACGGCTCGATCCCGGAGTGCTGGTGGGCGCGGATGCCGCGCACGGGCCTCTGGTAGTGCTCGAGGTGGCAGACACCGGCATCGGCATGGACGAAGAAACCCGCTCCCACATGTTCGAGCCCTTCTTCACCACCAAGGCCTCCGGGACCGGACTCGGCCTGTCGACGGTGTATGGGATCGTGCAACAGAGCGGCGGTGCCCTCGGAATGATCAGCGAGCCGGGACTTGGGACGACCTTCTCGGTGTACCTGCCGGTGGCGGTTGGCAACACCGACGAGCACGCGGCTCCTACGCACGGTGCCGGCGCCGGCGGGCACGAAACCGTCCTGCTCGTCGAAGACGACGATCGCGTGCGTGCCCTCGCGGCTCGGGTGCTCCGCTTGGCCGGGTATGCGGTCATGGAGGCCAGCGATCCCGGGGCAGCGCTCGCCGAGGCCGGTATGGCGCTCGGGATCGACCTGGTGCTGACCGACCTGGTCCTGCCGCAAATGTCGGGGCGCGAGCTGGTTCGGCGGCTCCGGCTCGATCGCCCCCGGATGCGCGCCCTGTTCATCTCCGGCTATCAGCAGGAGCCCGAGTCGCACGCCGCCGGCGAGGCATTTCTGGCCAAACCCTTCACTCCAGAGGCACTCCGGACGGCGGTTCGCTCGGCGCTCGACGTTGAGGGGTAG
- a CDS encoding ABC transporter ATP-binding protein → MIECRRLGTRLGEFALDDVSFEVPRGAFGVVIGPAGSGKTSLLETIAGVIPATAGQVFIDTREVTTRPVHERGVALVYQHAYLFPHLTVRDNVAYGAAEQSHADEAMEAFGVSALGGRDVRGLSGGERQLVALARAIAQRPSVLLLDEPFSALDPRRRTMVRRYVRDLHRERGMTVLHVTHDFAEAGLLGDVIVLLDGGRVLQAGEAAEVFRRPATPYVAEFLGAENVLEGEARVVDGAVTGDDGVARAMEVRCGPLTIHSVSPARPGPCHAVIRAEEVVLARARPASSARNNFTGTVSEVAAYGAYVRVIVTVQGVPLVALLTIPSLHDLDLAVGAEVHVSFKAFAVHLC, encoded by the coding sequence ATGATCGAGTGTCGACGCCTTGGGACGCGACTCGGCGAGTTCGCCCTCGACGACGTGTCGTTCGAGGTGCCGCGCGGCGCGTTTGGCGTCGTCATCGGACCGGCGGGCTCCGGCAAGACATCGTTGCTCGAAACGATCGCCGGCGTGATCCCGGCCACCGCGGGGCAAGTGTTCATCGACACGCGCGAGGTGACCACTCGGCCGGTGCACGAACGTGGTGTGGCCCTCGTGTATCAGCACGCCTATCTGTTTCCGCACCTCACGGTGCGGGACAACGTGGCGTACGGCGCCGCCGAACAGTCGCACGCCGACGAGGCCATGGAGGCGTTCGGCGTGTCGGCGCTTGGCGGGCGTGACGTTCGCGGGCTCTCCGGCGGTGAACGCCAGCTCGTCGCGCTCGCGCGGGCCATCGCGCAGCGACCCTCGGTGCTCCTCCTCGACGAGCCGTTCAGCGCCCTCGACCCGCGGCGCCGCACGATGGTGCGGCGCTACGTGCGCGACCTGCATCGGGAGCGTGGCATGACGGTCCTGCACGTCACGCACGACTTCGCCGAGGCAGGGCTCCTTGGTGACGTGATCGTGCTGCTCGATGGCGGGCGGGTGTTGCAGGCCGGTGAGGCCGCCGAGGTATTTCGACGCCCGGCCACGCCATACGTTGCCGAGTTCCTTGGCGCCGAGAATGTGCTCGAGGGCGAGGCCCGTGTGGTGGACGGGGCCGTCACGGGCGACGACGGAGTCGCGCGAGCCATGGAGGTGCGCTGCGGTCCGCTCACGATCCATAGTGTGAGCCCGGCCCGACCCGGTCCATGCCACGCCGTGATTCGTGCCGAGGAGGTGGTCCTTGCCCGCGCGCGACCTGCATCGTCGGCGCGGAACAACTTCACGGGAACCGTGAGCGAAGTTGCGGCGTACGGAGCCTACGTGAGGGTCATCGTGACGGTGCAGGGCGTTCCGCTCGTGGCCCTCCTGACGATACCTTCGCTCCACGATCTCGACCTGGCCGTTGGCGCCGAGGTCCATGTGAGCTTCAAGGCATTCGCTGTCCACCTGTGCTGA